In the Streptomyces fradiae ATCC 10745 = DSM 40063 genome, TGCTGGAGGCGTACGGGGACCTGGCGGGCGTGATGGCGGCGGTGGACGACCCGGCGTCGCGGCTGACCCCGGCGCAGCGGCGGAGGCTGGCCGAGGCGCGGGAGTACGTGGCGGTGGCGCCGAAGGTGGTGCGGGTCGCGCACGACGTACCGCTGCCGCCGTTCGACCCGGCGCTGCCGGCCGGTCCGAAGGACCCGGAGGCGCTGCGGACTTTGGCGGAAAGATGGGGGCTGGGCGGCTCCCTGGAGCGGCTGCTCGCCGTACTCGCCCGATGAGGTGTTAGCTTAGGCATGCCTAAGCAACCACTGACCGGGGAGCATGCCGTGGCGGACGAGTCGTCCCGCAGGACACCGAGGACCCATGAGGCACGGGTGGTGCGCACCGAGCGGATCGCACCGCACATGGTGCGTGTCGTGCTCGGCGGCGAGGGGCTCGGCTCCTTCGCCACGAGCGGCTTCACCGACCACTACATCAAGATCCTCTTCGCTCCGGAGGGCGTCGCCTACCCGGAGCCGTTCGACCTGGAGCGGATCCGCCAGGAGCTGCCGCGCGACCAGTGGCCGGCGCAGCGCACGTACACGGTGCGCGCCTGGGACCCGGCGCAGCGGGAGCTGACGGTCGACTTCGTGGTGCACGGCGACGAGGGGCTGGCCGGCCCCTGGGCGGCGCGGGCGCGGGCCGGGGAGACGGTCCGGTTCCTGGGCCCCGGCGGGGGGTACGCCCCGGACCCGGAGGCCGACTGGCATCTGCTGGTGGGCGACGAGAGCGCCCTTCCGGCCATCGCCGCGGCGCTGGAGGCGCTGGAGGAGGGCGCCGTCGCGCGGGTGCTCGTCGAGGTCGGCGACGCGGACGACGAACTGAAGATCGCCGCCCCGGCCGGCGCGGAGGTGCGCTGGCTGCCGCGGCGGGGGCGCCCGGTCGGCGAGGCCCTCGTCGAGGCCGTGCGGGATCTGGACTTCCCCGAGGGCAGCGTGC is a window encoding:
- a CDS encoding siderophore-interacting protein; translation: MPKQPLTGEHAVADESSRRTPRTHEARVVRTERIAPHMVRVVLGGEGLGSFATSGFTDHYIKILFAPEGVAYPEPFDLERIRQELPRDQWPAQRTYTVRAWDPAQRELTVDFVVHGDEGLAGPWAARARAGETVRFLGPGGGYAPDPEADWHLLVGDESALPAIAAALEALEEGAVARVLVEVGDADDELKIAAPAGAEVRWLPRRGRPVGEALVEAVRDLDFPEGSVHAFVHGEAGAVRQLRRHLRTERGIPLERLSISGYWRLGKTDEAWRAVKREWNAEVEREERSA